In the Hordeum vulgare subsp. vulgare chromosome 7H, MorexV3_pseudomolecules_assembly, whole genome shotgun sequence genome, one interval contains:
- the LOC123411693 gene encoding glutamyl-tRNA reductase 3, chloroplastic: protein MMASTSTASATAMAGAFAAAGVNKPRGSAACPRVPAGGRQRLSCVVRCDAGPGVPAQMAAMAASVAALEQFKISADRYMKEKSSIAVIGLSIHTAPVEMREKLAVAEELWPRAVAELTNLNHIEEAAVLSTCNRMEIYVVALSWNRGIREIVDWMSMKSGIPAAELREHLFMFRDSDATRHLFEVSSGLDSLVLGEGQILAQVKQVVRSGQNSGGLGKNIDRMFKDAITAGKRVRSETNISCGAVSVSSAAVELALMKLPKSECLSARMLLIGAGKMGRLVAKHLAAKGCKKVVIVNRSVERVDAIREEMQGIEIVYRSLTEMYEAAADADVVFTSTSSESPLFTKEHAEALPPVSGALGGVRLFVDISVPRNVSACVSDVGHARVYNVDDLKEVVEANKEDRLRKAMEAQTIISEELKRFEAWRDSMETVPTIKKLRSYADRVRASELDKCLQKIGEDALTKKMRRSIEQLSTGIVNRLLHGPLQHLRCDGTDNRTLDETLENMHALNRMFGLDTEKAVMEQKIKTKVEKQKTQN, encoded by the exons ATGATGGCGAGCACGAGCACGGCCTCCGCGACGGCCATGGCCGGCGCGTTCGCCGCCGCCGGTGTCAACAAGCCCCGAGGCTCCGCTGCCTGCCCGAGGGTGCCCGCCGGCGGGCGGCAGCGGCTGTCCTGCGTCGTGCGGTGCGACGCCGGCCCGGGGGTCCCGGCCCAGATGGCGGCCATGGCTGCCAGCGTCGCCGCGCTCGAGCAGTTCAAGATCTCCGCCGACC GCTACATGAAAGAAAAGAGTAGCATTGCTGTCATAGGACTCAGTATCCACACAGCACCGGTTGAGATGCGTGAAAAGCTTGCGGTCGCAGAAGAGCTATGGCCCCGTGCTGTTGCAGAGCTAACCAATCTTAATCATATTGAAGAGGCTGCTGTTCTTAGCACCTGCAATCGGATGGAAATTTATGTGGTCGCTTTATCCTGGAACCGTGGCATTAGAGAGATAGTGGATTGGATGTCAATG AAAAGCGGGATCCCTGCTGCCGAGCTCAGGGAGCACCTCTTCATGTTCCGTGACAGTGATGCGACACGCCATCTGTTTGAGGTTTCTTCTGGGCTCGACTCTTTGGTTCTTGGAGAAGGACAGATACTTGCTCAGGTTAAACAGGTTGTCAGAAGTGGGCAAAACAGTGGAGGCTTGGGGAAGAACATTGATAGGATGTTCAAGGATGCAATCACAGCAGGAAAGCGCGTCCGCTCTGAGACCAACATATCATGTGGCGCCGTTTCTGTTAGCTCAGCTGCGGTAGAATTAGCCCTGATGAAGCTTCCAAAGTCTGAATGCTTGTCAGCTAGGATGCTTTTGATTGGTGCTGGCAAAATGGGGAGATTGGTGGCCAAGCATTTGGCTGCAAAAGGATGCAAGAAGGTCGTTATCGTGAACCGCTCGGTTGAAAGGGTGGATGCCATCCGTGAAGAGATGCAAGGCATTGAGATCGTGTACAGGTCTCTTACGGAGATGTATGAAGCTGCCGCCGACGCCGATGTCGTGTTCACGAGCACCTCATCTGAATCTCCACTGTTCACCAAGGAGCATGCAGAAGCACTTCCTCCTGTTTCTGGTGCCCTTGGCGGTGTTAGGCTCTTTGTCGACATATCTGTCCCGAGGAATGTCAGTGCCTGCGTATCTGATGTTGGCCATGCGCGAGTCTACAATGTTGATGACCTGAAAGAGGTGGTGGAAGCCAACAAGGAAGATCGGCTCAGGAAAGCAATGGAGGCCCAAACGATCATTTCCGAAGAACTGAAACGGTTCGAGGCTTGGAGGGACTCTATGGAGACCGTTCCAACCATCAAGAAGCTGAGATCATACGCCGACAGGGTCAGGGCTTCAGAGCTTGACAAGTGCCTGCAGAAAATCGGAGAAGATGCTCTCACCAAGAAAATGAGAAGATCCATTGAGCAGCTCAGTACCGGCATAGTGAACAGGCTTCTCCATGGCCCATTGCAGCACCTGAGATG